The Actinoplanes sp. N902-109 genomic interval AGATAGGCGTCCGGATAAGGCTTGCCGCGCGGCACCTCCTCGGTGGACAGCGTCGTCCGGAACACCCCGGTCAGCCCGGCCGACTCGATCACCTGGTCGATCAGCACCCGTGCGGACGAGCTGCAGAGCGCGACCGGGAACCGCTCGGCCATCCGGCGTACCGCCGCCACCGAGCCGGGGATGAGCGGCACGGCCTCGCGGTAGCGCTGGGCCATCCGGTCCAGCACGTCCGCGGCCACCTGCTCGGCACTGCGCGGGACGCCCACCTCGTCGCTGAGATGGGCGGACCACTCCTGCGTGCTCATGCCCATCATCCGGGTCTGGGTGTCGGGCAGGAACTGCTTGCCGTGCTCGGCGACGTACCCGCGACGGACCTCCTCCCAGACCTCCTCGGTGTCGATGATGACGCCGTCGAGGTCGAAGACGACCGCTGCGATGCTCACAGCTTCTCGACCGCCGGCACGACCTGGTCCCGGATGATCTCGAGCTTGCGCAGGTCCCAGACGCCGGGGATCATCCCGTGCCCGACGGTGAAGCCGAGCCCGGCCAGCCGCTGGGCGGCGGTCAGGATCTCGTCCACCTTCTCGCCCTTCTCCCCCGGGTCGAGCTGGAGCAGCGCGGTCTTCTCGATGTCGTCGTAGTTGCGCCCCTCGTTCTCGCAGTGCCGGCGCAGCACGTCCAGCTTGTGCTCGATCTCCGGGCTGTCGAACAGGTTGCACGAGTCGGCGTACTTGGCCACGAAGCGCAACGTCTTCTTCTCACCGCCGCCCCCGATGAGCACCGGCGGGTGCGGCTTGGACAGCGGCAGCGGGTGGTTGAGCAGCCGGCCGAGCTGGTAGTGCCGGCCCTCGAACGCGGCCTCCTCGCCGTGGAACATCCGCAGGCAGATCTGCAGCGTCTCCTCCAGCCGCTCGAAACGCTCGGCGGTGGGCGGGAAGAACAGGCCGAGCCCGCGCGACTCCTCCTCGTTCCACGCCGCGCCGATGCCGAGCATCGCCCGGCCGCCGGACAGCACGTCGAGGGTGGTCACGGCCTTGGCCAGCAGACCCGGGTCGCGGTACGTCACACCGGTCACCAGGGTGAGCAGCTTGGCCTGCTTGGTGTGGGCGGCGATGAAGCCGAGCGCGGTGTACGCCTCCAGCATCTCGGCCTCGGGGTTGCCGAAGATCTGCCAGAGGTGGTCCATGACGCTGATCCGCTCGAACCCGGCCTCGTCGGCGGCCGAGGTGATCTCGGCGAGCCGCGGCCCGAGCCGTGCGGACCCGTCGGGCCAGGTGAAATCGGCGATGTGCAGACCCAGTTTCACGAGCAGTCCTCTCCATGGCTGATACCAGCCGACCCTACCCTCCGTAGTGGATCTGGACCATTCCTGAATCGGTTAAGCACAACGTGCCCACGGGGTAGACCGACCGTAGCCGCTTGGTAAGTTGTGTCCCGCCCCCCATACAGTCCCGTTGACGAGGAGCCACCGCCATGCCTCCCTCGCCGCGACGCCCGGTGTCGTTGCATCCCTCCTGGTCACCTACCGTCACCGTCGTCATCCCCGCCCGCAACGAGGAGCACAACCTGCCCCTGGTGCTGGAGAATCTGCCGCCGGTCGACGAGGTCATCGTCGTGGACGGGCGCTCGGACGACGACACCGTTGCGGTGGCCCGCGAGGTGCGCCCCGACGTGACCGTGGTCCGGCAGACCCGCACCGGCAAGGGCAACGCGCTGGCTTGCGGGTTCGCCGCCGCGACGGGCGACATCGTGGTGACGCTGAACGCCGACGGCTCGGCCGACCCGGGCGAGATCCCCCGGTTCGTCGACGCGCTGCTCTCCGGCGCCGAGGCCGCGCACGGCTCCCGGTTCCGCCACGGCGGTGATCACCGCGACGCCGCCCCGGCCGAACGGATCGGGCACCTCGCCCTCAGCCGCGTGGTCAACCTGCTGTTCCGCACCCGGTTCACCGACCTGAGCTGCGGCTACAACGCCTACTGGCGGGAGCTGCTGCCGGTGCTCGACCTGCCCGCGCCGGTCATCCCCGGGCTGCGCCGGGGCCGGCCCGCCTGGGGCGACGGGCCCGAGGTCGAGACCCTGATCACGGTCCGGATGGCCACCCGTGGCCTGCGGGTCGTCGAGGTCGCCACCGTCGGCTATCCGCGCATCCACGGCCACCGCCCCCGGCGCACCCTCGCCGGCGCGGCCCGCGTGCTGCGCACCGTGATCACCGAGTATGCCCAGCGGTGGAGCCGCCGGCCGCGCCGCGCCGTGGTGCAGGCCGCCACGCTGCCGGAGAGCCAGATCCTGCGGCCCGGCGGCGCGGACGAGCTCACCGGCCGGCACGCGGTGCCCCGTCCCCGGCGCCGCGCCGACCTGCGCGTCGTCCGCGGCGCCTGGGACGAATACCGAGCTGGTTAGCCCTTGTGCTCGCGCAGGCGGGGCAGGATCTCCTCGCCGTAGACGCGCAGGAACCGGTCCTGGTCCGGGCCCGGCGCGTGGAAGACCAGGTGCTTGAAACCCATGTCGAGATACTCGGCGACCTTGGCGGCGTGCTCGTCCGGGTCCGCGGACACGATCCACCGGGTCACCGTGCGGTCCACCGGCAGCGCGTCGGCCCGGCGCTGCATCTCGATCGGGTCCTCGACGCCGGTCTTCTCCTCCGGCGAGAGCGCCAGCGCACCCCAGTAGTGGGTGTCGTTGCGGGCGCGCTCGAGGTCGGGGTCGAACGACACCTTGACCTCGATCATCAGGTCGAGGTCGTCGAGCGAGCGGGACGCCTTCTCGGCGCCCTCCTTGACCGCCGGCAGCAGCGTGTCGGTGTACAGCTCGTGGCCCTTGCCGCTGGTGGTGATGAACCCGTCGGCGATGCGCCCGGCCAGCCGGGTGGCGGCCGGGCCCGAGGCGCCGATGTAGATGGGCACCGGCTGCTCCGGCTTGTCGTAGATCGTGGCCAGCTCGGTGCGGTAGTACGTGCCCTCGAACGTCACCCTGTCCTCGGTCCAGAGCTGCTTGATCAGCTGGACCGACTCCTTGAGCCGGGCGAACCGCTCCTTGCCGTCCGGCCAGGTCAGCCCGAGCGGCACCTCGTTGAGCGACTCCCCCGAGCCGACGCCGAGCACGACCCGGCCGGGCGCCAGGCAGCCGAGCGTGGCGAACGCCTGTGCCACCACCGCCGGGTGGTAGCGGAACGTGGGGGTGAGCACGCTGGTGCCGATCAGTACGCGCTCGGTGCTGGTGGCCAGCGCCCCGAGCCAGGGCAGCGCGGCGGGCGCGTGCCCGCCGTCGTGCCGCCATGGCTGCAGGTGGTCGCTGACGAACACCGAGTCGAATCCCTGCTGCTCCGCGTCGATGCCGTACCGGAGCAGCTCGCGCGGGGCGAACTGCTCCGCCGAAGCCTTGTAGCCGAACCGAATCATGATGCGAGCCTATGCCTCATCCGGCAGCCTTGTAGGCCTTGCCGGCCTCGGTCGGGGTGCCGGCATCCTTGTACAGGCCGTAGTCGACGCTGTCCCCCACGGCGGGCAGGCCGAACCAGGCGTACCGCTCGACGTAGGAGCGGGACTCCAGGCCCTTGGTGCTGCCCTTGATGAAGGCCACCTCCTGGCCGGCGGTCGGGTACTTGGGACTGCCGCTAAAGTTCATCAGGCCGAACTCGGTGACCCAGACCGGCAGGCCGTACTTCTTGTGCACCGCGTCGACATAGCCGAGGAACTGCCCGACCGCAGCGGCGCTGAAGTCCGAGCCATACCAGTGCAGCGGGATGAAGTCGACCCGCAGGCCCTTCTGCCGCGCGCCGGTCATGAACCGGTCGAGCCAGCCACCGTCGGTGTCCGCGCCGTACGCCACCGCCGGGGCACCCAGCCGCAGCCCGGTGGCCTCCAGCTCGGGCCAGGCCGCCAGCGCCTCGTCGACGCTCATGTGCGCCTGCGCGTCCATGTCCGGCTCGTTGAAGCCGAGCAGCACCTTGCCCTTGCTCTCGCTCCTGACCTTGCTGAGGGTGGCGTCGGTGACATTCGCCTTGCCCCAGACCATCGGTACGAACTGCACATCGGCCGGGCCGGGCATGCTGTCGTTGTCGGGACCCCAGTTGTAGTACCAACCGGCGCCGACATCGGCCAGCGCGCCCTTGATCCCGTCGAACTGCCAGGTGCCCACACCCTTCTTGGCCGACGTCGAGGTGGCCGACACCGGGGCGGCCGGGGCCTTCGACTTCTTGCTCCGGCTGGGCGAGGGCTTGGCGGAGGGCTTCTTCGAGGTGGGTGTGACCGACGGCGAGGGCGCAGCGGCAGGCAGCGACAACCGTGGCGCCGGAGCCGGGCTGGTCACCACCGCGGCGCTGGCCACCGGCTTGTCGTCATGGGTGTACACGACCGCCGCGGCGCCGCCCCCGGCCACCGCCCCGGTCGCCAGCACCGCGGTGAGCACCCGCCGGCCGATGCCCACGGTGCCCTTGACCGCGATCTTGGTGGCGAGCGTCTTGCCCGAACCACCGGCGGCGTGCGCGGCGACGTGCGAGCCGGCTGCGGTGCCCGTACCGAAACCGCCGAAGCCCGCCCCGAGCGAGGCCGGAACCGGCACGAGGGCCATGCCGACCAGGAGTTTCTCTGCCGCCACCAATCCTGACCAGGCCGGCGCGCACTGCCGGCAGTCCCGGGTGTGCCGGGCGATGCGCTTACGCCACAACGGGCTCGGGCGCCGGTCCCAGTCGGCGGTCAGCATGGCCAGCTCGGGGCAGCCCGGGACGGCATCGAGCGCGCGGACGACCACGCGGGCGGTCTCCAGCTGGCCCTTCATCCGCTGGATGCGCACGGCGGCGTGCTGCCGGGTGACCTCGATGGCCTCGACGATCTCGTCGCGGGTCAGCTCGCCGGAGGCCTCCAGCCACCACAGCGAGAGCAGCTCCCGGTTGTCCTCGTCCAGCCACCGGGTCGCCTCGGCGGTCTCCCGGCGCTGACCGGCCAGTTCGAGCCGGGTGATGGCCAGGTCGGTGAAGTCGGCGCCGGGGTCGCGCACGTCGTCGGGCAGCAGCGCGTCCGGCGCGGCCCGGCGCACCCGGTAGCGCTCGCGCACCTGGCGCACGGTGATCGCCACGAGCCAGGACCGGAACGCCTCCGGGTCGCGCAGGTCGCCGAGGTTGCGCAGCACCCGCAGCATGGTGTCCTGCACGACGTCGTCGACATCCGCGTGCCCGTCCAGCGCGCGGCCGACGATCGTGTAGACGAGCGGCAGGTAGCCGGCGACGAGCCGGTCGATCGCCGCCGCGTCGCCCGCGCGGGCCGCCACGACCGTCGCGGTGTCCGGTTGATACGCCATCAGTGTGCAGACCTCTCCGTGGAGCACCGATCATTGCTCACGCCGGCTGTTTTGCCGACTCCAGGTACGGAGACCGGCCACCCGGGCCTGCGATAACAGGAACTTCCGGGGATTATGCGAAGGATCGCGAACCGCAATGCGGGCCACACTGGGGGTTAACCGCGGCCCCGGCCGGGAACATCATCGTCATCACCGGGCAGGGCATGATACGAGCAGCGGGAGGGGCCGGCGGCATGCGCATTTCGCTTCATCTGAATCTGCCGCGCGAGGTCGACAGCGTCCCCGCGGTCCGCCGACTGCTGCGCTGCGCGCTGGCCGTCTTCGAGGTGGACCGGGAGATCGGCAACGACCTGGAGATCGCGTTGAGCGAGGCGTGCGCCAACGTGGTCCGGCACGCGGCCGGCGCGGACAGCATCGAGATCCAGCTGGACGTGGCCGAGGACCGCTGCGCCATCGACGTCAGCGACAACGGCGCGGGCTTCGACGCCGACGCCGTGGCGGAGCCGACGACCGCCGGTGAGCACGGCCGCGGGCTGTTCCTGATCAAGGCGCTCAGCGAGAACGTGCGGATGCAGTCGTCCCCGCGCCGCGGCAGCCTCATCCACTTCGAGAAGGCCTTCGCGGGGGCGCACTGACGGTTGACTATCGTTGCCCCACAGCAACTAACGACGGAAGTGGGGCATCGTTGTCGGACCGGCCAATCACCGTGGGAGAGCTGCTGCGTGCGGCGCCACCCGACCGGCTGCCCGAGGTGGTGGCCGAGCACCTGCGCCGGCATCACGCCGCCGAACGGGTCGAGGTGCTGCTCGGCGATCTCACGCTCACCGGGTTGTGGCCGCTCATCGACCCGGGCACCCGGATCGCGCCCGCCCCGGCCCAGCGCTGCTTCGGCAGCCAGCAGCCGGTTGTCGACACCGGCCACACCTATCTCCCGCTGACCGTGTGGGGTGAGCGGCTCGGCGTGCTGTACGTGGCGGCTGCGACGCCCGGCGCCGGGCTCGCCACGGTGGCCGACGAGCTGGCCATGGCGTTGCGCGCGGCCGACATGGTGACCGACCGCTATCGGCACGTGATCCGGCGCCGGCGCCTCACGATGGCCGCCGAGCTGCAGTGGGACCTGCTGCCCGGCCGTTCGCTCGGCGACCACCGGTTCCTCGTGGCGGGCCAGCTCGAACCCGCGTACGCGGTGATGGGCGACCACTTCGACTGGTCGCTGGCCGGCGACCGGCTCACCGTCACCGTGCTCAACGGGCACGGCGACGGCCTCGACGCGGCGCTGCTCAGCACGGTCGCGGTGAACGCGATGCGCAACGCCCGGCGGTCCGGGGCGGGCATCGTCGAACAGGCCGAGCTGGCCTCCGACGCCCTGTACGCGCACTCCGGCGGGGCCGCCCACACCGCCACCCTGCTGCTGGAGATCGACCTCCGCGACGGCCTGGTGGAAGCGGTCGACGCCGGTTCGCCGCACGCCATGATCGCCCGCGAGCGCGAGATCCTGCCGGTGACGCTGGAGCAGCAACTGCCGCTCGGGATGTTCGGCGAGACCCGCTACGAGACCCAGCGGTTCCGGCTCGAACCCGGCGACCGGCTGCTGATCGTCAGCGACGGCGTGCACGCGGCGGTCCCCGGCGGGCGTCCGCCGTATGGTGCATCCGCCCTGCTGGGCGCGTTGCGCGGGACGCGGCTGCAACCGGCCACCGAGGCAGTGGGTACGGTGATGCGCGGCCTCCGCGAGTATCACGGAGGATCCGAGCCCGACGACGACGCGGTCACCGTCTGCCTCGACTGGCGGCGATGATGCTTCAGAACCCGCGATAACGGGTAGGGCTCCCGGCACACTTTCACGCACGTCCCTGCGTCCGGAGGACCGGCATGGAGCGCGCCACCGATGTCGCCGCGGCTGTCGAGCCGGCGGTGGAGTCACTGCTGGGCGTCTTCGAGAGTGCCCGGCTCGCCCAGTCCCCCCCGGTGCCGCCCGCCCAGCTGCGGGTGCTCACGATCATCTCGCGCACCGAGCACGTCAACATGAGCCGGCTCGCCGAGACCCTCGACGTGGTGCCCTCGTCAGCGAGCCGGCTGTGCGACCGGCTGGAGGCCACCGGGCTGCTGCGCCGGGTGCCCGACCCGCGCGACCGCCGGGAGGTGCGGCTGCTGCCCACCGCGGCCGCCCGCCGGCTGCTCGGCGAACTGCACGAACGCCGCCAGGCCGCGCTGGCCGAGGTGCTCGAGCGGATGTCCCCGGCCCGGCGCGCCGAGCTGGTGCGCGCTCTGGCGGCCTTCGAGGCGGCCGCGCACACCGCCGCCTCCGGCGACGAGACCCTCAAGACGGCCTGAGCCCCGCGGCCGGTTCCGGTCGTACGGTACGGTCCCCCGGTGCGCATCGGCATCGTGATCCTCCCTGACCAGCGCTGGTCCCAGGCGTCCGCCCGTTGGCGCCGCGCCGAGGAGTACGGCTTCGACCACGCCTGGACCTACGACCACCTCGGCTGGCGCGACCTGGTCGACGGCCCGTGGTTCGACGCCGTACCGACCCTGACCGCGGCGGCCGGGGTGACCACCCGGTTGCGTCTGGGCACCTTCGTGGCCTCCCCGAACTTCCGGCATCCGGTGCACTTCGCCCGCGAGACCCTCGCCCTCGACGACATCTCGCAGGGCCGGTTGCTGCTCGGGGTGGGCGCCGGTGGCGTCGGCTTCGACACCGGCGTGCTGGGCACGCCCGAGCTCTCCCCCCGCGAGCGGGTGGACCGCTTCACCGAGTTCCTCGAGCTCACCGGGCGGTTGCTGACCGAGGACCACGTCTCGTACGACGGGAAGTACTACCGGGCCGTCGACGCCCGGACGGTGCCGGGGCCGGTGCAGCAGCCCCGGCCACCGCTGCTGGTGGCGGCGAACGGCCCGCGGGCGCTGCGGCTGGCCGCCCGGCACGGCGACGGCTGGATCACCACCGGCGCGCAGGCCCTCGCCGACGAGACGGCCTGGTGGCGTTCGGTGGCCGAGGTCAGCGAGCGGTTCAGCGCGGCCCTGGCCGACGCGGGCCGCACCGGCGTGGACCGCTACCTCAACCTCGACTCGTCCCCGGTCTATTCGCTGAGCAGCCCGCAGGCGTTCACCGACGCCGCCGGCCGGGCCCGCGAACTGGGCTTCACCGACATCCTGACGCACTGGCCGCGCCCGTCCAGCTGGTACGCCGGCGACGAGAAGGTGCTCGAAACGGTTGCCGCCCTGCTCCCGCGACTCCGCGAATCCTGAGCCGGAGATCGCCACTCACCGCAATGTTTCCGGTACGCAGCGATGATGAGCGATATGGTGTGCGGCAAAAGTCCTAGCCTTTTCGCCTAGTACCCGACATCGGCGGGAATGCCTGCGGTCGCCGCCTCAGCCGGAAGGGCACGCCGGCCGGGGGCGGTGGCGTTTCCGGGAGCGTCTTTGCCTGCGGGCGGCGGGACCTTTGCTGCTCATGCCCGGCCGCCATTGCCATCTTTGCTGGTTGCCGGTGGTGGGCTTTCCCGGCCGGGGGCTTTCCGGCGGGCCTCGGCGCTCTGCCTTTGGCCGCGGGCCGGCGCTCTGCGTTTGCGGGGCCGGGACGCACTGCCTTTGCCCGGCCGGCGCGCACTACCTTTGCCCGGCGCGGACGCACTGCCATTGCCCGGCGAAGGTGCGGGGCTATGCCCGGTGGCGGTGCGGGGCTATGCCCGGTGGCGGTGCGGGGCTATGCCCGGTGATGGTGCGGGGCTATGCCGGGCGGCGGTGCGGGGCTATGCCGGGTGATGGTGCGGGGCTTTGCCTGGCCGGGTGGGGTGACCGATCAACAATGGCCGGACGTCGCCGCTGGTCACCATTGCGGCCGGTCCCCCGGGGAACCGGCCGCAATCATGGCGATGTATGCGGTCAGCGACCGTGCGCCGCCCGATAGGCACTGCTGACGCTCTGCGGGATGCGCCCGCGCTCGGAGATCTGGTGGCCGTTCTGCGCCGCCCACTCGCGGATCAGCCTGTTCTCGTCGCGACTGCCCGCGGTGCGCACCGGGGCGGAACGGCCGACCGGCCGCGCCGAACCCGCCCGGCCGATTCGGGTGCCCGCGTTGATGAACGGATCCAGGGCCTTCCGCAGCTTGCCGGCATTGGCCTCGGAAAGGTCGATGGTGTAAGCCGTGCCGTCGAGGCTGAACTCGACCGTGCGATCGGCCGGCTTTCCATCGAGGTCGTCGATGAGGGTGGTGATTACCTGCCGCGCCATAACGACTCCTGAGAAGAATCCGAAGAACGCGCTCAGTCTGGACCGTGCGGCACGGTATGCGCAACAGTTCTGCGGGATTTCACAGAATATCGGCGAGCCCAGGCAATTAACGGCCGCCCCGCGCACAAATTGCGCGGGCGCTATTGGCGGCTAATCATCGGCCGGGCGGCGGCGAAGACGCAGACAGTGCCAAAACCCGGGTGGGCAGTGACCGCCGGGGGCCGTTAGGGTCGTCGCCATGGACGCCGACGACCGTGCCACCGCCTGGGCGGAGCAGCGGCGGCAGGCCATCGCCGGGCACGCGGCGGCGCTCGACGCCGACCGGGCGGCCGAGGCGGCTCAGGCCACCGCGCTGCTGGCCGACTTCGTGCGCCGGGCCGCCGAGCGCGGGCTGGCGCCGCACCCGCTGCGCGCGGTGTCGTTCGACGGGCGCGGCACGTTCCGCACCACCCTGCGCGGGTGGTATCTCAAGTCCAACCGCTCGGTGGCCGTCGGCGCCGACGGTGGCTATTACGTCCTGTCCGTGCCTTCGTCCCTGCGCGCCCGGCTCACCGGCGCGACCGTGCCGCCCAGCACCCCCCGGCTGGTCGTCGGCGCGGGCGGGGGCGACGGCGAAACCGTCCCCCTGGCGCGTCTGCTGGAGCGCCGCCTGACCGCAGGAGCCATCTGGCCGTGACGCCCGGCTACGTCCCATCCCCGACCCGCCGCCGCCTCGCCGCCGGCCTGTCCGCCGCTGCCCTGGCCGCGGGCACCCTCGCCGGTCTGCCCGGCCCCGCCGCCGCCACCCCCGCCACCGGGCAGGTCACCGGGCCGGTGCGGGCGGCGGCCAGGGCGGAGGTGCCGTGTCCCAAGCCGGACGTGAAGCCACCCGCCGGGCGCCCGGCGCGGCCCACCCCGCCCGGGGACGACCCGGTGCTGCGGGCGGTCGGCGGTGACGATCTCGCCACCGACGGGCTGGTCGCACCGGCCGGGGTCAAGCCGCCGCCCGCGCTGACCGCCACCAGCTGGCTCGTCGCCGACCTGGACACCGGCGAGGTGCTCGGCGGGTGCGGGCCGCACGTCTACGGCACCCCGGCCAGCGTGCAGAAGCTGTTGCTGGTGGCGACCGTCATGGACAAGCTCGACCCCAAGAAGACGATCACCATCACCGACGACGATCTGAACATCGAGCCCGGCAGCTCGGCGGTCGGCCTGCTCAAGGGCGGCAGGTACACCATCGCCACGCTGTGGCTGGGCCTGCTGCTGCAGTCCGGCAACGAGGCGGCCAACGCGCTGGCCCGGCTCGGCGGGGGCAGCGGGGGCGTACGCGCCACGGTGGCTGCCATGAACGCCAAGGCCCATCAGCTCGGGGCGTACCAGACGCACGCGGTGACCCCCAGCGGCCTGGACGGGCCGGGGCAGTTCACGAGTGCCTACGACCTGGCGCTGATCGCCCGCGACTGTTTCGCCAAGGCCGACTTCCGCACGTACGCGCTCACGAAGAACACCCAGATCCCCGCGCAGAAGCAGCTGAAGAAGGGCGGGTTCCAGATCCAGAACGAGAACCGGCTGATCTTCAACTACCCGGGGGCCATGGGCGGCAAGACCGGCTTCACCAAGCTGGCCCGGCACAGCTACGTCGGCGCGGCGCAGCGCAACGGCCGCCGCCTGGTCGCCACCCTGCTCGGCGCGGAGGCCAGCCCGCTGCGCGGCTACGAACAGGGCGCGGCGTTGCTGGACTGGGGCTTCTCGCTGCCCAAGGACGCCTCGGTGGGCAAGCTGGTCGCCCCGGACGGCCAGGATGCCACCGGTACGGCCGCGGACGAGCCCGCCCCGGCCAGGTCCGCGGCACCGGCCACCAAGGCCGCCCCCGCTGCCGCCCGCCCGGCCGCCGGCACCGGCCCGGGCATGCCGCTGGTCGCCGCGGCCGCCGTCGCCATCGTGCTGGCCGCCACCCCGCTGCTGCTCCTGCTGACCCAGCGCCGCCGCCGGGTCCGCCGCCGCCCCCGCCGGCGCCCGCAAGCCTTCTACTGACGGTTACGCCAGGGTCAGGCCGAGGATCCAGACGACCGCCACGCCCAGGGCCGCGGTGAACTCGACGAGCAGGGAGAGGCCCACCGCGCTCAGCGCCTGCTTCGTCGACGGCCAGGCCCGGCCCGGCCCCAGCCGGAGCCGTTCGGCGAGGAAGACGCCGAGGATGAAGCCGAGCACCAGGCCCACCACCGGCACCACGAAGAAGCCGATCACCCCGAGGACGCCCCCGGCGAGCAGCGACGACGTGGGAACGCCGGTGCTCTTGAGGCGTTTGCCGGGCCAGAGATACTTGATCAGCGTGCCGGCCAGGGCGATCAGCGTGGCCACCGCCAGCACCGCCCAGCGGCCGGCGCCGGCGTCGCCGAGCAGGGCCCACAGCAGCACCGCCGCCCAGCACAGCAGCAGGCCGGGCAGGACGGGGATGAGCACGCCCAGCACGCCGGCCACCATCGCGACGCCCGCGATCAGGCTGACGGTCGTGCCGCCGTCGGTGAGGTCCATGCCTCAACCGTGCCGCAGGGCCGCAACAAGTTCTCAAGCGGGGGCAGCCGCGACCGATGGACACTCAGCGCCGCCTCCCCTGTCCGCGGCGCCCGATCGTTCACGGAGGTTGCGTATGACCCCCCGCAGCGTTCTTGCGGTCGGCGCGTACCCGGGAGACCTCGAGTCCGGCTGTGCGGGCACGCTGGCCGCGCACCGGGCCGCCGGCGACTTCGTGACGATGCTCGTGCTCGCGTGCGAGGGGCCCGACCACCCGTCCACCAAGAAGGCCGAAGCGGCCGCGAAAGCCCTGGACTGCCTCCTGCTGTGGGGGCCGGAGGCGGCCGAGCGCCGGCATGCCACGGACCGGCGACGGCGGGACCGCGGTGCCAACGACCGGCGTACGACGCCGGGGCGCCCGCCCGCCACCGCGGCCATCGAGAACGTGCTGACCGGGGTCGACGCGGACGTCATCTACGTGCACGCGCCGGACGACGCGAACGCCGAGCGCCGGGCGGCGGCGCAGGCCACCGTCGTCGCCGCGCGGCACAGCAGCCGGGTGCTGCACTACGCCGGGGAGTCCACGCTGCGGTTCGACCCCGCGCTGTACGTGGACGTGTCCCCGTACCTGACGGAGAAGCTGGAGGTCTCGGCGGACCCGGAGCTGGCGACGGCGACCGCGCGGCACTTCGGGGCGCAGGCCCGGGTCCGCTATGCGGAGGCGTTCGCCCCCGACCGCTTCGTCTGGGATCTGATCCGCAAATGAGGACGCGGCCGGGACGGCAGGAAGCGCAACCGGCACGCAACTGAGTGCGACCGGAACGTGTACCCGTAGTCACCCAAAGTTTCTCCCTGTCAGCGCCAACGCTTCCGGGGGGAAACGACATGACCAGCACCACGACGACCGCTGCCGACATGACTGCCGACACCGCGACCGCCGTGCCGGCCCTGTCCGTCGCCGAGCAGGAAGAGCTGATCCGCTCGCACATGCCGCTCGTCGGCCACCTGGTGCGCGACATGCTCACCCGCATCCCGAACCACATCCACCGCGACGACCTGACCAGCGCCGGCCTGCACGCCCTGGTCACCGCGGCGCGGGGCTGGGACCCGAACCGCGGCATCCCGTTCCACCGCTTCGCGACCACCCGCATCCGCGGCGCCATCCTCGACGAGCTGCGCTCGCTGGACTGGGCGACCCGGTCGGTGCGCAGCAAGGCGCGGGCCACCGACGCGACCCGGCAGAGCCTGATGACCACGCTGGGCCGCACGCCCACCAACGAGGAGCTGGCCCAGGCACTCGGCACCACCACGACCGACCTGAACCAGACCGACAACGACGTGCAGCGCGCCACCGTGCTGTCGCTGCAGGGCTTCACCACCAGCAGCTCCGACGACCTGGTCACCGAGGCCGCGCCGGGCCCGGAGGACATGCTGCTGCGCCGCGAGCAGATCGGTTACCTGCACCACGCGATCGGCTCGCTGCCCGAGCGGCTGCAGTACGTGATCACCGAGTACTTCCTCAAGGAGCGCCCGATGGCGGACATCGCCGCCGACCTGGGCGTCACCGAGTCGCGGGTCTCCCAGCTGCGGGGCGAGGCGCTGTCGCTGCTCAAGGACGGGCTCAACACCCACCTGGACCCGCACCTGGCCCCGGTGCCGGAGAACCCGGACGGCATCACCGCCCGCCGCCGGGCCACCTACTACGCCTCGATCGCCGGTAACACCAACCTGCACTCGCGGCTGGCGCTCACCAACGCCTACGGGCACACCACGCTCACCCAGAGCGTCGCCTGACCGGTCGGGGCCGGTGCCGGTGCACCGGCCCCACCACCCTGCCTACGCCAGCGAGTTCAGCTCCTTCGGCAGCTCCTCGGTGTGCAGCACGCCGAGCCGCCGCGTCGCCCTGGTGACCGCCACGTACAGGTCGCTCAGGCCGCGCGGGCTCTCGGCGACGATGTCGT includes:
- a CDS encoding PIG-L deacetylase family protein, giving the protein MTPRSVLAVGAYPGDLESGCAGTLAAHRAAGDFVTMLVLACEGPDHPSTKKAEAAAKALDCLLLWGPEAAERRHATDRRRRDRGANDRRTTPGRPPATAAIENVLTGVDADVIYVHAPDDANAERRAAAQATVVAARHSSRVLHYAGESTLRFDPALYVDVSPYLTEKLEVSADPELATATARHFGAQARVRYAEAFAPDRFVWDLIRK
- a CDS encoding sigma-70 family RNA polymerase sigma factor; this encodes MTSTTTTAADMTADTATAVPALSVAEQEELIRSHMPLVGHLVRDMLTRIPNHIHRDDLTSAGLHALVTAARGWDPNRGIPFHRFATTRIRGAILDELRSLDWATRSVRSKARATDATRQSLMTTLGRTPTNEELAQALGTTTTDLNQTDNDVQRATVLSLQGFTTSSSDDLVTEAAPGPEDMLLRREQIGYLHHAIGSLPERLQYVITEYFLKERPMADIAADLGVTESRVSQLRGEALSLLKDGLNTHLDPHLAPVPENPDGITARRRATYYASIAGNTNLHSRLALTNAYGHTTLTQSVA